A part of Acidimicrobiia bacterium genomic DNA contains:
- a CDS encoding nuclear transport factor 2 family protein → MADSKEGTVRRGYQAFSEGDMDTLRSLMTPDVVHSVPGHNLTSGEHKGIDDVLGLYGQFFELTGGSLSVDLKSVTAQGDKVVAVHRAKASREGRTIDTEETLEFSFAGDKISRLDESYSDEAAEDAFWG, encoded by the coding sequence ATGGCCGACTCCAAGGAAGGAACCGTCCGCCGGGGCTACCAGGCCTTCAGCGAGGGCGACATGGACACCCTCCGATCGCTCATGACGCCCGACGTCGTGCACAGCGTCCCGGGACACAACCTGACCTCGGGTGAGCACAAGGGCATCGACGACGTCCTCGGGCTGTACGGGCAGTTCTTCGAGCTGACGGGGGGCAGCCTCTCGGTCGACCTCAAGTCGGTCACGGCCCAGGGGGACAAGGTCGTCGCGGTCCACCGCGCGAAGGCTTCGCGCGAGGGTCGGACCATCGACACCGAGGAGACCCTCGAGTTCTCGTTCGCGGGCGACAAGATCTCCCGGCTCGATGAGAGCTACTCGGACGAGGCCGCCGAGGACGCGTTCTGGGGCTAG
- the bcp gene encoding thioredoxin-dependent thiol peroxidase, giving the protein MAKLKVGAKAPTFSLPDQSGKRVRLADFKGRRVVVYFYPKADTPGCTAQACALQEALPMLRRVKAAVVGISPDPPDKQRRFADKYGLRFPLLADEDHAVARAWGTWGDRSMYGRTFKGIIRSAFVLDEKGTVAAVFYKVSPKATVGLVTDALQSLGK; this is encoded by the coding sequence ATGGCGAAGCTCAAGGTCGGCGCGAAGGCCCCGACGTTCTCCCTGCCCGACCAGTCGGGCAAGCGCGTGCGCCTCGCCGACTTCAAGGGTCGACGCGTCGTCGTCTACTTCTACCCGAAGGCCGACACGCCCGGCTGCACCGCGCAGGCGTGCGCGCTCCAGGAGGCGCTGCCGATGTTGCGCCGGGTGAAGGCGGCCGTGGTCGGCATCAGCCCGGACCCTCCCGACAAGCAGCGGCGGTTCGCCGACAAGTACGGGCTGCGGTTCCCGCTGCTCGCCGACGAGGACCACGCCGTCGCCCGGGCCTGGGGCACGTGGGGCGACCGCAGCATGTACGGCCGCACGTTCAAGGGCATCATCCGCTCCGCGTTCGTGCTCGACGAGAAGGGCACGGTGGCGGCCGTCTTCTACAAGGTCAGCCCGAAGGCCACGGTCGGGCTGGTCACGGACGCCTTGCAAAGTCTCGGCAAGTAG
- a CDS encoding MFS transporter, which yields MGRRVQVRLDAPAERVRASLARVLAEQRPVGEIAVDVQPDGDAASTLELRAVPPGAVPYFGWFVRAMAAVAARRDLREAVDRVRADLADAPPPRPRRRLLLVPPVGFSAAQAATLATVAALGALANFGGSLLTQNGDAVTASFGRSDEALGFALALTRVGVLVSLVAAALADRYGRRRLLLYGLVGICVANATAAFSPTFEVFIASQILVRALVNATLVVASIVAIEEAPEGARAFALSMFGLALGLGFGISVVLLPLADLGADGWRLSFLVSALALLALPSLARHLPETHRYSRMAARRAALGPRARAAAPRYAGRFLALGAVAFLANVFSAPSSQLTNRYLTHTHHYSNASVAAFRAVTAGVPGFLGIVLAGRLAETRGRRPVSVAALVLASLFQMAFFVSGGALLWLSATIAIVAAASAGLTIGALDAELFPTETRGTRNGVLLVCGVAGSATGLLLATTLEGPVGGLGPAIALCGLAPLLAAFVFLPRLPETATRPLDDISPSEA from the coding sequence GTGGGCCGGCGCGTGCAGGTCAGGCTCGACGCGCCGGCCGAGCGCGTGCGCGCCAGCCTGGCTCGGGTCCTCGCGGAGCAGCGGCCCGTCGGCGAGATCGCCGTCGACGTGCAGCCCGACGGGGACGCGGCGTCGACGCTCGAGCTGCGCGCCGTGCCGCCGGGCGCGGTCCCGTACTTCGGCTGGTTCGTCCGCGCCATGGCCGCGGTCGCGGCGCGGCGCGACCTTCGGGAGGCGGTCGACCGGGTGCGGGCCGACCTGGCCGACGCGCCGCCGCCCCGGCCGCGGCGGCGACTCCTGCTCGTCCCCCCGGTCGGGTTCAGCGCCGCGCAGGCGGCGACCCTCGCGACCGTCGCCGCGCTCGGTGCCCTCGCGAACTTCGGCGGGTCGCTGCTGACCCAGAACGGCGACGCCGTCACGGCGTCGTTCGGACGGTCCGACGAGGCCCTGGGCTTCGCGCTGGCGCTGACCCGGGTCGGGGTGCTCGTCTCCCTGGTCGCGGCGGCCCTCGCCGACCGGTACGGGCGGCGACGGCTGCTCCTCTACGGGCTGGTCGGGATCTGCGTCGCCAACGCGACGGCCGCGTTCTCGCCGACCTTCGAGGTGTTCATCGCCTCCCAGATCCTCGTGCGGGCCCTCGTGAACGCGACCCTCGTGGTGGCGTCGATCGTGGCGATCGAGGAGGCGCCCGAGGGGGCCCGGGCCTTCGCCCTCTCGATGTTCGGCCTCGCGCTCGGCCTCGGGTTCGGGATCTCGGTGGTGCTGCTGCCCCTCGCCGACCTCGGCGCCGACGGGTGGCGGCTCTCGTTCCTCGTGAGCGCGCTCGCCCTGCTGGCGCTGCCCAGCCTGGCCCGCCACCTGCCCGAGACCCACCGCTACTCGCGGATGGCCGCCCGGCGGGCGGCGCTCGGGCCGCGGGCGCGGGCGGCCGCCCCCCGCTACGCGGGCCGGTTCCTCGCCCTCGGCGCGGTGGCGTTCCTGGCCAACGTCTTCAGCGCGCCGTCGTCGCAGCTCACGAACCGCTACCTGACGCACACGCACCACTACTCGAACGCCAGCGTCGCCGCCTTCCGCGCCGTGACCGCGGGCGTGCCCGGCTTCCTCGGCATCGTGCTCGCCGGGCGGCTGGCGGAGACGCGGGGGCGCCGGCCGGTCAGCGTCGCCGCCCTCGTGCTGGCCAGCCTGTTCCAGATGGCGTTCTTCGTGTCGGGCGGCGCGCTGCTCTGGTTGTCGGCGACGATCGCGATCGTCGCCGCGGCCTCCGCCGGCCTCACGATCGGGGCGCTCGACGCCGAGCTGTTCCCGACCGAGACCCGCGGGACGAGGAACGGGGTGCTGCTCGTGTGCGGCGTCGCCGGGTCGGCGACCGGGCTCCTGCTGGCGACGACCCTCGAGGGGCCGGTCGGCGGCCTCGGCCCCGCCATCGCCCTCTGCGGCCTGGCGCCGCTGCTCGCCGCGTTCGTCTTCCTCCCCCGGCTCCCCGAGACCGCCACCCGGCCCCTCGACGACATCAGCCCCTCGGAGGCCTGA